Proteins encoded within one genomic window of Streptomyces profundus:
- a CDS encoding DUF5709 domain-containing protein, whose amino-acid sequence MTDESEMGDEVYQPTESETRDDPYELDLENSLDGYGADATLDEGYSPPEKPLAVNDPGTTARGQHDGPSLDQRLTEEMPDVQPPPGDGIGDLPGAEGEPLADGEAGGERAGRLVRATDEATLSPDPVAAEDAGIDGGAASAEEAAVHLTELEEPSEESGQ is encoded by the coding sequence ATGACCGACGAGAGCGAGATGGGCGACGAGGTCTACCAGCCGACCGAGTCGGAGACCAGGGACGACCCCTACGAGCTGGACCTGGAGAACAGCCTGGACGGATACGGCGCGGACGCGACCCTAGACGAGGGGTACTCCCCGCCGGAGAAGCCCCTCGCGGTGAACGACCCCGGCACCACGGCGCGCGGTCAGCACGACGGGCCCTCGCTCGACCAGCGCCTCACCGAGGAGATGCCGGACGTCCAGCCGCCGCCGGGGGACGGCATCGGCGATCTGCCGGGGGCGGAGGGCGAGCCGCTGGCCGATGGCGAGGCGGGCGGCGAACGGGCCGGCCGTCTGGTTCGGGCGACGGACGAGGCCACCCTCAGCCCCGATCCGGTGGCCGCCGAGGACGCGGGGATCGACGGCGGCGCGGCCTCCGCCGAGGAAGCCGCCGTGCATCTGACGGAACTGGAGGAGCCGTCGGAGGAGTCTGGACAGTGA
- a CDS encoding NINE protein, which translates to MSDQNPYQQPNPQQPPAGGQPGYGYPQQPAGGYGYPQAGAYGQPGYGQDPNAPYGYDPYGRPYSHKSKIVAGVLQLLLGGLGAGRWYTGHPGMAVAQLLTCGGLGVWALIDGILFLVKDDRTDGDGRVLKS; encoded by the coding sequence ATGTCCGACCAGAATCCCTACCAGCAGCCGAACCCCCAACAGCCCCCCGCGGGGGGCCAGCCGGGCTACGGCTATCCCCAACAGCCGGCGGGCGGTTACGGCTACCCGCAGGCAGGCGCCTACGGCCAGCCAGGCTACGGCCAGGACCCCAACGCGCCCTACGGGTACGACCCCTACGGCCGTCCCTACTCCCACAAGTCGAAGATCGTCGCCGGGGTGCTCCAGCTCCTGCTCGGCGGGCTCGGTGCCGGTCGTTGGTACACCGGTCACCCCGGCATGGCCGTGGCCCAGCTGCTCACCTGCGGTGGGCTCGGTGTCTGGGCCCTGATCGACGGCATCCTCTTCCTCGTGAAGGACGACCGCACCGACGGCGACGGCCGGGTGCTGAAGAGCTGA
- a CDS encoding DUF2752 domain-containing protein has translation MDQRATTATVARRIHPAAPPLALVATGLLGAVYLWGTDPYQGGQLLPRCPVHWATGLLCPGCGGTRMSYDLLHLDLAGAWQANPVLLTVGVPLALFLTGRWLVAGLRGRRYRPRFTPAATLAVLAVAVLWTLARNLLL, from the coding sequence ATGGACCAGAGGGCGACCACCGCCACGGTGGCGCGGCGGATACATCCCGCCGCGCCACCGTTGGCGCTGGTCGCCACCGGTCTTCTCGGCGCCGTCTACCTGTGGGGCACCGACCCCTACCAGGGCGGTCAGCTCCTCCCCCGCTGCCCCGTCCACTGGGCCACCGGGCTGCTCTGCCCCGGCTGCGGCGGCACCCGGATGTCCTACGACCTGCTGCATCTGGATCTCGCCGGCGCCTGGCAGGCCAATCCGGTGCTGCTCACGGTGGGCGTTCCGCTGGCCCTCTTCCTCACCGGCAGGTGGCTGGTCGCCGGGCTGCGCGGACGGCGCTACCGACCGCGCTTCACCCCGGCGGCGACCCTCGCGGTGCTCGCGGTCGCCGTGCTCTGGACGCTCGCCCGCAATCTGCTGCTCTGA
- a CDS encoding SGNH/GDSL hydrolase family protein: MHETADLPDLPDLRAIKSFVALGDSFTEGMSDALPDGTYRGWADRLARRLGEGREDFQYANLAVRGKLMRQIADDQVPVAEAMGADLVTLVGGLNDVLRPRCDVPAVCALLERSVARLAPNCRQLVLMRTPGRNGPVLERYRPRMEQLYTVIDEIAERHGALVVDLYAAPSLIDPRMWADDRLHLTSDGHRRVAEAVWQRLGGEPTFAWEEPLPATAPGRWYARRAADLRFARRHLLPWIGRRLTGRSSGDGRLAKRPDLTPLAWEKGP; this comes from the coding sequence ATGCACGAGACAGCAGACCTCCCCGACCTCCCGGACCTCCGTGCGATCAAGAGCTTTGTCGCCCTGGGCGACTCGTTCACGGAGGGCATGTCCGACGCCCTGCCCGACGGCACCTACCGGGGCTGGGCCGATCGGCTCGCCCGACGCCTCGGCGAGGGGCGCGAGGACTTCCAGTACGCGAACCTCGCGGTGCGCGGCAAGCTGATGCGGCAGATCGCCGACGACCAGGTGCCCGTGGCCGAGGCCATGGGCGCCGATCTGGTGACGCTGGTCGGCGGGCTGAACGACGTGCTGCGCCCGCGCTGCGACGTGCCGGCGGTCTGCGCGCTGCTGGAGCGGTCGGTGGCCCGGCTGGCGCCCAACTGCCGCCAGCTGGTGCTGATGCGCACCCCGGGGCGGAACGGCCCGGTGCTGGAGCGCTACCGGCCGAGGATGGAGCAGCTCTACACGGTGATCGACGAGATCGCCGAACGCCACGGCGCGCTGGTCGTCGACCTCTACGCGGCGCCCTCCCTGATCGACCCCCGGATGTGGGCCGACGACCGGCTGCATCTCACCTCCGACGGCCACCGCCGGGTGGCCGAGGCGGTGTGGCAGCGGCTCGGCGGCGAGCCCACGTTCGCCTGGGAGGAGCCGCTGCCGGCCACCGCCCCTGGCCGCTGGTACGCCCGCCGGGCGGCCGATCTCCGGTTCGCCAGGCGGCACTTGCTGCCCTGGATCGGCCGCCGGTTGACCGGGCGCTCCTCCGGTGACGGCCGGCTGGCCAAGCGGCCCGACCTCACGCCGCTGGCCTGGGAGAAGGGGCCGTAG
- the purB gene encoding adenylosuccinate lyase codes for MTDKPRIPNVLAGRYASVELARLWSPEYKVVLERRLWLAVLTALADLGVAVPPEAVEDYRRVLEKVDLGSIAERERVTRHDVKARIEEFNALAGHEQVHKGMTSRDLTENVEQLQLRLSLELARERTVAVLARLGRLAAEHATLVMAGRSHNVPAQATTLGKRFASAADELLVAFCRLEELLTRYPLRGVKGPVGTSQDMLDLLGGDERKLAELEGRVAGHLGFGQVFGSVGQVYPRSLDYEVVTALTQLAAAPSSLAKTIRLMAGQELVTEGFQPGQVGSSAMPHKMNTRSCERVNGLAVVLRGYASMTGELAGDQWNEGDVSCSVVRRVALPDAFFAFDGLVETMLTVLDEFGAFPPVVDRELDRYLPFLATTKVLMASVRAGVGRETAHEVIKEHAVASALRLREGAEQNELLDRLAADERIPLDRAGLAELMADRLSFTGAAGDQVAAVVARVDEVVARYPAAAGYAPGAIL; via the coding sequence GTGACTGACAAGCCGCGCATTCCGAACGTCCTGGCCGGCCGCTACGCCTCGGTGGAGCTGGCCAGGCTCTGGTCCCCCGAGTACAAGGTCGTGCTGGAGCGCCGGCTGTGGCTGGCCGTGCTGACGGCCCTGGCCGATCTGGGGGTGGCCGTCCCCCCGGAGGCGGTCGAGGACTACCGGCGGGTGCTGGAGAAGGTGGACCTGGGCTCCATCGCGGAGCGCGAACGGGTCACCCGGCACGATGTGAAGGCCCGCATCGAGGAGTTCAACGCGCTCGCCGGCCACGAGCAGGTGCACAAGGGCATGACGTCCCGCGATCTGACGGAGAACGTCGAGCAGCTCCAGCTGCGGCTCTCCCTGGAGCTGGCGCGGGAGAGGACGGTGGCGGTGCTGGCCCGTCTCGGGCGGCTGGCCGCCGAGCACGCCACGCTGGTGATGGCCGGCCGCTCGCACAACGTGCCGGCGCAGGCCACCACGCTGGGCAAGCGGTTCGCCTCCGCCGCGGACGAACTGCTGGTCGCGTTCTGCCGGCTGGAGGAGCTGCTGACCCGCTACCCGCTGCGCGGTGTGAAGGGCCCGGTCGGCACCTCGCAGGACATGCTGGACCTGCTCGGCGGGGACGAGCGGAAGCTGGCGGAGCTGGAGGGCCGCGTCGCCGGGCATCTGGGGTTCGGCCAGGTCTTCGGCTCGGTGGGGCAGGTCTATCCGAGGTCGCTCGACTACGAGGTGGTCACCGCCCTGACGCAGTTGGCCGCCGCGCCCTCGTCGCTGGCCAAGACGATCCGGCTGATGGCCGGGCAGGAGCTGGTGACCGAGGGCTTCCAGCCGGGCCAGGTCGGCTCGTCCGCGATGCCGCACAAGATGAACACCCGCTCCTGCGAGCGGGTCAACGGCCTGGCCGTGGTGCTGCGCGGCTATGCCTCGATGACCGGCGAGCTGGCGGGCGACCAGTGGAACGAGGGCGACGTCTCCTGCTCCGTGGTGCGCCGGGTGGCGCTCCCCGACGCGTTCTTCGCGTTCGACGGGCTCGTGGAGACGATGCTGACGGTGCTGGACGAGTTCGGCGCCTTCCCGCCCGTGGTGGACCGGGAGCTGGACCGCTACCTGCCGTTCCTGGCCACCACCAAGGTCCTGATGGCCTCGGTGCGGGCGGGCGTCGGCCGGGAGACCGCGCACGAGGTGATCAAGGAGCACGCGGTGGCGTCCGCGCTGCGGCTGCGCGAGGGCGCCGAGCAGAACGAGCTGCTGGACCGGCTCGCGGCGGACGAGCGGATTCCGCTGGACCGCGCCGGCCTGGCCGAGCTGATGGCCGACCGGCTCTCCTTCACGGGCGCGGCGGGCGATCAGGTGGCGGCCGTGGTGGCGCGGGTCGACGAGGTGGTGGCACGCTATCCGGCGGCGGCGGGGTACGCGCCGGGGGCGATTCTGTAG
- a CDS encoding ROK family transcriptional regulator encodes MGQLMGGDPSLLRRINSAAVLRALRAAEPACSLTDLARVTGLSRPTVEGVLDGLTRAGLVAETTSQAPPGARRLGRPARRFRFRAEAGRLLGVEVGSRRVSAVLADLAGRRLGGVSRAVSTRAPADDRLARVTAAAGELLGRYDVAAPALRAVAVGTPGIVADDGSVALCTALPGWTGLPLGERLGESFQAPVLVENDANAAVLGERWVGAAVGADDVVMVLAGLSPGAGSLIGGRLHRGHAGAAGEIGALHLLGRLATPERLLSTAGTPVDPLDERAVARVLAQARAGDPRAGDAVARFVERLTHDVTALVLALDPELVVVGGWATGLEAVVEPLRRELDRLCLRPPRVVASALGPAAVATGAVRLALDRLEAELFTVA; translated from the coding sequence GTGGGTCAACTGATGGGCGGGGACCCGTCGTTGCTCCGCAGGATCAACTCCGCGGCGGTGCTGCGGGCCCTGCGGGCCGCCGAGCCGGCGTGCTCACTGACCGATCTGGCCCGGGTCACGGGGCTTTCGCGGCCCACCGTCGAGGGCGTCCTTGACGGGCTGACGCGGGCCGGTCTCGTCGCCGAGACCACCTCGCAGGCGCCGCCGGGCGCCCGGCGGCTCGGCCGGCCGGCGCGCAGGTTCCGCTTCCGGGCCGAGGCCGGCCGGCTGCTGGGCGTGGAGGTGGGCAGCCGCCGGGTGTCGGCCGTGCTGGCCGATCTGGCCGGCCGCCGGCTGGGCGGCGTGAGCCGGGCCGTCTCGACGCGGGCCCCGGCCGACGACCGGCTGGCCCGGGTGACGGCGGCGGCCGGGGAGCTGCTGGGCCGGTACGACGTCGCCGCGCCCGCCCTGCGCGCGGTGGCCGTGGGCACGCCTGGCATCGTGGCGGACGACGGTTCCGTGGCCCTGTGCACGGCCCTGCCCGGCTGGACCGGGCTGCCGCTGGGCGAACGGCTCGGCGAGTCGTTCCAGGCCCCGGTGTTGGTGGAGAACGACGCCAACGCGGCGGTGCTGGGCGAACGTTGGGTGGGCGCGGCGGTCGGCGCCGACGATGTGGTGATGGTGCTGGCCGGGCTGAGCCCGGGCGCGGGCTCGCTGATCGGCGGGCGGCTGCACCGGGGGCACGCGGGCGCGGCCGGCGAGATCGGCGCGCTCCACCTGCTGGGCCGGCTGGCCACCCCCGAACGGCTGCTGTCCACGGCCGGCACCCCCGTCGACCCGCTGGACGAACGTGCGGTCGCCCGGGTGTTGGCCCAGGCCAGGGCGGGCGATCCCCGGGCCGGCGACGCGGTCGCCCGGTTCGTCGAACGGCTGACCCACGATGTGACGGCGCTGGTGCTGGCCCTCGACCCCGAGTTGGTGGTGGTGGGCGGCTGGGCCACCGGCCTGGAGGCCGTCGTCGAGCCGCTGCGGCGGGAGCTGGACCGCCTCTGCCTCCGCCCACCCCGCGTGGTCGCCTCGGCCCTCGGCCCAGCCGCCGTCGCCACGGGCGCGGTCCGCCTCGCCCTCGACCGCCTCGAAGCCGAACTCTTCACGGTGGCCTAG
- a CDS encoding GntR family transcriptional regulator encodes MGTTTRRAVARRGAAPAEPKHWQLRTALTDALDAEFSVGQVLPDERTLAARFGVARATLRQALDQLELEGRLQRRRGVGTTVAPPRVGVDVSPARQAWPGADDDPWTVTGRALVRPPAAVAGPLGVDPAGLLPVVLRDLVADGQPVATERLYARPTPPADETVTAEELLAALRRQPLEGQDRAVELGSADARQARDLDRLPGSPVLLVTTRYTTAGRVAALSLATYRADTCRLTFGDQPLTLT; translated from the coding sequence GTGGGCACCACCACACGACGAGCCGTGGCCCGGCGGGGCGCGGCGCCGGCCGAGCCCAAGCACTGGCAGCTGCGCACCGCGCTCACCGACGCGCTGGACGCGGAGTTCAGCGTCGGGCAGGTGCTGCCGGACGAACGCACCCTCGCCGCCCGGTTCGGCGTCGCCAGAGCCACCCTGCGCCAGGCGCTGGACCAACTGGAGCTGGAGGGCCGGCTCCAGCGCCGCCGTGGCGTCGGCACCACGGTCGCCCCGCCGCGCGTCGGAGTGGACGTCAGCCCCGCCCGGCAGGCGTGGCCCGGCGCCGACGACGACCCGTGGACGGTCACGGGCCGCGCCCTCGTCCGACCACCGGCCGCCGTCGCCGGGCCGCTCGGCGTCGACCCCGCCGGGCTGCTGCCCGTGGTGCTGCGCGACCTGGTCGCCGACGGCCAGCCGGTGGCGACCGAGCGGCTCTACGCACGGCCCACGCCGCCGGCCGACGAGACGGTGACCGCCGAGGAGCTGCTGGCGGCGCTGCGCCGCCAGCCCCTCGAAGGGCAGGACCGCGCCGTCGAGTTGGGCTCCGCCGACGCGCGGCAGGCCCGGGACCTGGACCGGCTCCCCGGCTCCCCGGTGCTGCTGGTCACCACCCGCTACACCACGGCGGGCCGCGTCGCGGCCCTCTCCCTCGCCACCTACCGCGCCGACACCTGCCGCCTCACCTTCGGCGACCAGCCCCTGACCCTCACCTGA
- a CDS encoding SDR family oxidoreductase produces the protein MSGEERRATASRVTVVTGGGRGIGAEVAVRLAEEGHDVAIGYRNDDASAEAVVDRVRALGRAAVAVRGEIDVEADVERLFATAEETLGPVNGLVSNAAITGPLGRFTETPPEVMRRVVEVNVLGTLWCARRAALAMSTRHGGAGGAIVNISSAAATLGSPGEYPHYAATKAAVDSLTVGLAKELAVEGIRVNSVQPGLILTGMHAAMGDPERPWRVAERIPLGRPGRPDEVAGAVAWLLSPDASYTTGAVLRVSGGL, from the coding sequence ATGAGCGGTGAAGAACGGCGGGCCACGGCGTCGAGGGTGACGGTGGTGACCGGAGGCGGCCGGGGCATCGGCGCCGAGGTGGCGGTCCGGCTGGCCGAGGAGGGCCACGATGTGGCGATCGGCTACCGGAACGACGACGCGTCGGCCGAGGCGGTGGTCGACCGGGTGCGGGCGCTGGGCCGGGCCGCCGTCGCGGTGCGCGGCGAGATCGACGTGGAGGCCGATGTGGAGCGGCTGTTCGCGACGGCGGAGGAGACGCTCGGCCCGGTGAACGGGCTCGTCAGCAACGCGGCGATCACCGGGCCGCTGGGCCGTTTCACGGAGACCCCGCCCGAGGTGATGCGGCGGGTGGTGGAGGTCAACGTGCTGGGTACGCTGTGGTGCGCGCGGCGGGCGGCGCTGGCGATGTCGACGCGGCACGGCGGCGCCGGCGGGGCGATCGTCAACATCTCGTCGGCGGCGGCCACCCTGGGGTCCCCGGGCGAGTACCCGCACTACGCGGCGACCAAGGCCGCCGTGGACAGTCTGACGGTGGGCCTGGCCAAGGAGTTGGCCGTCGAGGGGATCCGGGTGAACTCGGTGCAGCCGGGGTTGATCCTGACCGGGATGCACGCGGCGATGGGCGATCCGGAGCGCCCCTGGCGCGTCGCCGAGCGGATCCCGCTGGGCCGCCCAGGGCGGCCCGACGAGGTGGCGGGGGCGGTGGCCTGGCTGCTGTCGCCGGACGCCTCCTACACCACGGGCGCGGTGCTCCGGGTGTCGGGCGGGCTGTGA
- a CDS encoding GNAT family N-acetyltransferase → MDEWDTPRPTLRLPRATPPARVNGYQSGRGCHAPGLSAATTRHGTALTEAALAGGERVWLRPAGADDLTAALALHQRCSPGTLARRYPGGAGEADGYLRHLLGGRHGRSVAAQLASGELVGLGHVLWDEDESEVALLVADAWQRRGIGGALLRTLLALAWARRCASVYAVTEASNAAMLETMRATGLPLTHHADAGSLVVSARLADAVGPAEPEPRP, encoded by the coding sequence ATGGATGAGTGGGACACTCCGCGACCGACGCTCCGCCTTCCCCGCGCGACACCGCCCGCGCGGGTGAACGGCTACCAGTCGGGACGTGGCTGCCACGCGCCTGGCCTCTCCGCCGCAACCACACGGCACGGCACGGCGCTGACCGAGGCGGCCCTGGCCGGTGGGGAGCGCGTGTGGCTCCGACCGGCGGGGGCCGATGATCTGACGGCGGCTCTGGCGCTGCACCAGCGCTGTTCGCCCGGCACTCTGGCGCGCCGCTACCCGGGTGGCGCCGGCGAGGCCGACGGCTATCTGCGGCATCTGTTGGGGGGACGTCACGGCCGCAGTGTGGCCGCCCAGTTGGCCTCCGGCGAGCTGGTCGGCCTGGGGCATGTGCTGTGGGACGAGGACGAGTCCGAGGTGGCGCTGCTGGTCGCCGACGCCTGGCAGCGGAGGGGCATCGGCGGCGCGCTGCTGCGGACGCTGCTGGCGCTGGCCTGGGCGCGGCGCTGCGCGAGCGTCTACGCGGTCACCGAGGCGTCGAACGCGGCGATGCTGGAGACGATGCGGGCCACCGGGCTGCCGCTCACGCACCACGCCGACGCGGGCAGCCTCGTGGTGTCGGCACGGCTGGCCGACGCGGTGGGCCCGGCCGAGCCGGAGCCGCGGCCCTGA
- a CDS encoding DUF885 domain-containing protein: MADTSNVLPRQLADVYVDELIALDPIIGTYLGAPGSSTRLPDYSPQGLAEQAELARHTLARLAEAERAPGADAAGERRCARLLRERLTAELAVHEAGEQLRAVSSLLSPVHSVRSVFTIMPTATAADWSDIAARLRAVPASLAGYRASLAEGVERGLPAGPRQVAERVELLDEWLSPEGSWFAGFVAPGPEALRAELDDAAALATGAVAELRDWLRDVYAERVAGAPDVVGRERYARWARYWNGTDLDLDEAYAYGWSEFHRLRAEMVREADRILPGADPWDTLRHLDTQGTVVEGVEEVRVWLQRLMDEAIEQLDGTHFELADPIKRVEAMIAPSGSSAAPYYTAPSLDFSRPGRTWLPTMGQTSFPVYDLVSTWYHEGVPGHHLQLAQWVLVADELSRYQTTVGGVSANMEGWALYAERLMDELGYLDTAETRLGYLDCQMLRAVRVIIDIGMHLELEIPADAPFHPGERWTPELAEEFFQRHSGRPPEFVGSELVRYLGAPGQAIGYKLGERAWLRGRDAAREARGAGFDAKKWHMAALSLGSLGLDDLVAELSAL, from the coding sequence ATGGCAGACACCAGCAACGTGCTTCCGCGCCAGCTTGCCGACGTCTATGTGGACGAGCTGATCGCACTGGATCCGATCATTGGCACCTATCTCGGCGCCCCCGGGAGTTCCACCCGGCTTCCGGACTACTCACCCCAGGGGCTGGCCGAACAGGCCGAGTTGGCCCGACACACGCTGGCCCGGCTGGCCGAGGCCGAGCGGGCGCCGGGCGCCGACGCCGCGGGCGAGCGGCGCTGCGCGCGGCTGTTGCGGGAGCGGTTGACGGCCGAGTTGGCCGTGCACGAGGCGGGTGAGCAGCTGCGCGCGGTGAGCAGCCTGTTGTCGCCGGTGCACTCGGTGCGTTCGGTGTTCACCATCATGCCGACCGCGACGGCGGCGGACTGGTCGGACATCGCCGCCCGGCTGCGCGCGGTGCCGGCGTCGCTGGCCGGCTATCGGGCGTCGCTGGCCGAGGGGGTGGAGCGGGGGCTGCCGGCCGGTCCGCGCCAGGTGGCGGAGCGGGTGGAGCTGTTGGACGAGTGGCTGTCGCCCGAGGGGAGCTGGTTCGCCGGGTTCGTGGCCCCGGGACCCGAGGCGCTGCGCGCCGAGTTGGACGATGCCGCCGCGCTGGCGACGGGGGCGGTGGCCGAACTCCGGGACTGGCTGCGGGACGTGTACGCCGAGCGGGTGGCCGGGGCGCCCGACGTGGTGGGCCGGGAGCGCTACGCCCGTTGGGCGCGGTACTGGAACGGCACCGATCTGGATCTGGACGAGGCGTATGCCTACGGGTGGTCCGAGTTCCACAGGCTACGCGCGGAGATGGTGCGCGAGGCGGACCGGATCCTGCCCGGTGCCGACCCGTGGGACACGTTGCGGCACCTGGACACCCAGGGCACCGTGGTGGAGGGCGTCGAGGAGGTGCGGGTCTGGCTCCAGCGGCTGATGGACGAGGCGATCGAGCAACTGGACGGCACCCACTTCGAGTTGGCCGATCCGATCAAGCGGGTCGAGGCGATGATCGCGCCGTCGGGCAGCTCGGCCGCGCCCTACTACACCGCCCCTTCCCTGGACTTCTCCCGGCCGGGCCGCACCTGGCTGCCGACCATGGGGCAGACCTCGTTCCCGGTGTACGACCTGGTGTCCACCTGGTACCACGAGGGGGTACCTGGGCACCATCTCCAGCTGGCGCAGTGGGTGCTGGTGGCGGACGAGCTGTCGCGGTACCAGACGACGGTGGGCGGGGTCAGCGCCAACATGGAGGGGTGGGCGCTGTACGCGGAGCGCCTGATGGACGAGTTGGGCTATCTGGACACGGCGGAGACGCGGCTCGGCTATCTGGACTGCCAGATGCTGCGCGCGGTGCGGGTGATCATCGACATCGGGATGCACCTGGAGCTGGAGATCCCGGCGGACGCCCCGTTCCACCCCGGGGAGCGCTGGACGCCTGAGCTGGCCGAGGAGTTCTTCCAGCGGCACAGCGGCCGGCCGCCCGAGTTCGTCGGCAGCGAGCTGGTGCGCTATCTGGGCGCGCCGGGGCAGGCGATCGGCTACAAGCTGGGCGAACGCGCCTGGCTGCGCGGCCGGGACGCGGCCAGGGAGGCCAGGGGCGCCGGCTTCGACGCCAAGAAGTGGCATATGGCGGCGCTTTCGCTCGGCTCGTTGGGCCTGGACGATCTGGTCGCGGAGCTGTCCGCGCTGTAG